The Chryseobacterium sp. G0186 genome includes the window GCCATTTAAATAAACAAAAATGGGACTGCAGAAATCATGGAGTGTCATAGGCGGAGCTGCTATTTCAGGAGCATTGGGGAATATATCCAGTAATGCAGGAGCCATTAAAAGCTTTTTGCCGGGAATTGTCTCTGGAGGATTAAACTCTGCATTTAGCGGTGGAAATTTCTTAGGGGGTGCCATTGGCGGGATATCTTATACGAGTAGTGTATTTGGGAATAGAATGACATCGACAGATATAAATTTCGCAGGATATAGATATAGTATAAGTGAAATGCTTGTGAGTGATGAGAATACTTTAAATGGTGCAACTGAAGCTGAGTTCAGTCGTGACACAGTATTAAGAGTAGCAAATGCTCACTATAAAAATCAATTTATCCGGGGTAGTTGGCACTTTGTAGATGAAACAAGCGACTTAAGCCCTTATATACGAAACCAAGGTTATTCGTTTGGTGGTAGTAATGGACTTTTAGTCAATGGTGAAAAGAATGCTTGGGGATTAACAGAAATACTTACTCATAATGACATTATCGTCTGGCAAAGAATATATTTGCCAAAAGGAGCATTTATAAGCTTAGAGCAATTGGATTTAACAATGGGACACGAAATCTTCCATACTATATTAAATAATGCCAGAATTTCTGATGTAGAAAAGATTACAGCTACTAACCAACGTGTTAGATTGCATGAATATTATACTTCCAGATGGGAAGAAAAGTATATTATGTTTAGGGGATGGAGGAAACTTAATTTAGATATGGAGGCATTTAATTCAGCAATCGAAACATATAATGATCTGGAACCATTGATGAAGAAGATAAAACCAATATTTAATAATTACTTAAAAAGTACTTTAAAATGAAAAACCTCACATTAATTTTATTAATAATATTCTGTTTATTTTTTTGTAAACAGAAACCAAAAAATGATAGTGCTTTTAGCTTAAAGTATACTAGAAATAATAATGAGTTAACGGTTAACTTTGAAAATAGAACTTCTCAAAATATTATTTTTCCTGTACCCAATACACTTGAATTTGGAGATAAGAACTTCAAAGATTTTTCTACTCAGGGTGGAAAAGAGAGAGATTTTCCTATAAATGTATATGCAATAATAGAGGACAATCAATCTTCAAAATTTTATCAAAAAAAATTAGATAGTATTCGCAATGCTTATCTAACTGAAATTGGGAACGCTGATTTTATAGGAGACGAAAGGCTTGGTGATGGTAATTCTGTTTTTTATTTAAAAAGCAATGGAAAATTGAGCATAAAATATAAGTTAATTATCAAACAATCTTCTCCAATAGAAAAATATTCTTCAAAATTTAAACAAAATTATTATCCCTATGATAAAGTATTAAAAGGAAATTATCCAGAAGGAGAATATTTAAGAAGATTTTCAAAGTTAGATTTTGGTAAAGCAAAGTTTATAGCACAACCTGTGATAGCAGATAGTTTGTTTTTAAATATCTCACAAAATGATGCCAATAAATAATGTTTATCTACAATTATAAAAATATTTCTATTTTAGCTCCAATGCAGTCCTAAATTCCTGGGAATGTTATCGGTGGATTATCTTATACAAGTATATTTTAGCCTTATGATGAGAATTTATTTAAAACAAATCTGCATGGTTGGAAATTTTAAACATTTAGCGCTTTTTATAATTTATTTGGTCTGTTTTTCTTGTCAAAATAAAGAACGAGTAAAGTTAGGTAATGAATTGGTCTCGGAAAATTTAAATGTATTATTAGATGATCTAGATTATTTTAATACGTCTGGGAATACTTTAACTGTAAAGATAGATCAGTATACAGGTGAATATACATCAGATAAAGAAGTTGTTCTGAAGAAATTTCAAGACAAGTTTGATTTAAAAGATGAAAGTTTTTTTGACGAAACGATAAAAATTGAAAAAATCCCAAAACAAATTGGAAATTCCCCCCTTTTTCTAAATACTGATCATACTTTTCAAAAAAGAAATAATGTGATAACAGTTTCTTTTGTTAATCTTATTATTAGTAAAAACAATCAATATGCTTCTGTGGAAGTCATTAAATCTTTAGGAAGTGGAGCAAAATTTGAAATCTATTTTTTTAAACAGGTAAATAATAAATGGAAGTTTGAAAGTAAAGAAGTAATAGGGATAGGGTAATAGGACTATTCATTAAAATTTAATTATAAAGCAAAAAGCAGGAAATTCTGCTTTTGTTTATTTATTCCAAAATTTATAAAAACACATTATATGAAAAAACAATTACTAAGCTTATGCATAATTATAGGAACTATGGCATTCGCACAATCTACAAACGGACCAAAGTTTGGTATTAAAGCCGGAGGTAACCTTTCGAGTATAACAGGAAGTGATTCTAAATCAAAATTCGGATTTTATGCCGGAGCATTTGTAAATATTCCTATTTCTGAAGCATTTAGTATTCAACCGGAAGTTGTATACAGCCAACAGGGAGCAAAAGCTAAAGACAAATATTATTTTGCAGTTATTGCTGTAACTGATATAAAGCAAACCCTTGATTATATGAATGTTCCTGTGATGGTTCAGTACAATGCCACTCCTAAATTTTATCTGGAAGCAGGACCTGAATTTGGGTTCCTTATCAGTGCAAAGGCTAAAGAAAATTTTATCGGTACACCTCTTAGTAGAGATAATAAATCCTCATTAAATACTTTTAATTTTGGATTAGGACTTGGATTAGGGTATAAATTAATGCCCAAATTAGGCATTAATGCACGTTATATTGCTGGTTTAACTGAAATTGCTAAAGATGGAGAGGGCGATTCTTCAAAAAATACCAATTTCCAATTAGGGATAAATTACTCTTTTTAACAAGAGAGGAATTCAGTTTTACATTGAGTAAAGTTATAAACTAGTATTATAAACAAATCCTTTTTAAGACACTGCTTAAAAAGGATTTGCTATAAGTGATTGACTCAAAAACTACATCTTAGAGGTGTTGGAAGTTTTTCCCTAAATGCTCTTCGATTACAAAAAACGGATCTTCAGTAAGCGTATGAGCTCTCATATCAATAAGACTCACCTTACTCATCATCCGCAGCATAATTCTTCTTTCACACGGATGCTCTATACCGTCAATATTTCTTACCCCTGCACGGAAAGCAGATCTTCCGTGAGCACACAAATGATTGTTAACAAGGATAACATCCCCAGCCTGAGGAGTAAAGTCAGAGTAGATCAAATCTCTGGCTTCTTCCCAGAATTCCGTTAAGTGATGCTGGGCTTCTGCAGTTTGTTTAATGCTAGAATTAAAAAGTTGTTCTGCAGCATCAAATCTCATAAACGGAAGCTTATGGTTTCCATACAATACAGCATCCAGTGTATCTTCTTCATTCTGTTCCGTTTCAAGATTGGCATCCTTTGGAATCTTGTAGATACGGTCAAAAAGTGGCCTGTAATTTTCTCCAATGGATTTATGAGAACGAATGGAATAGAGCGTTGATGGAACCTGTTCTTCATTTCGAACATACATAAAGCTTAGGAAATCTGCCTGATGTTTCAAAAAGGCATCCTCAGTGTGTACATAAAGATCTGTTGAAGATCCTGACCCAGTCTGCGTTTCCCTCATTTTTTCATCAGGAATAATAGCATGAATCAGTCCGCCTCCCTGGCGCTGTGAATAATATTGCACTGGTTTAGACGGCAAGGCTCCATGAATAAGAGCACAAGCAAATCCGTACAGGTTAAATTTCTCATAATCAGCAGACTGCCAATTGGGTGGAGTAGTGCCTATATCTTCCTGATCGATATCCATTAACCCTTTAAAGATCAGTGCTCCATATTGATCCTCAGAGAAGTCGTTAGCAAAATCAGCAGCAATATTCAATATTCTTTCTGGGAGGAAATAAGATGCCAGCTGGTGTACATATCTTATAAAGTCACGGTTTTCATAGTTACCATATTTTTTCTGAAGATGTATTGCAGCATCTTTTATCATTCTTTGTTCCTGAGAAGTGATCTCAATGACTGTAGGAAGCAGTTTTACCTGAGCAACCCTTTCGTTATCTAAAATTTTTATAGAATTCATTAAAAAAAATTTGGTGTTAAGTAATAATTTTTATCTTTGTTTTTAATTATTCTAAATAACAATAGCGAGTTCAAATTTATGAATAATTACTCAACCACCAAATAAAATATATAAAAAATGTGAAATTTAAAAACTTGACAATCAGACATATATAACATATGTCAAAAAACCACAAACAATTCATGATTTAAAAAATCACCTTACAAATACTTATATGAACAACAATTTAATATCCCTAGGAGAGCTTTCCAATGTAGCCTCGCCCCACAATTCGGGGAATTTTGGGAATATTTTTCATCCTGACAATTATGATCATTATCGTAATGCTGTCAACAGTACTTTAGATCTCGTACATGAGTTTCTTGATAGAAATAAAAAGCCATTTAGTGGTATAGAAGCCAAGGAAATGAAACAAATGGTACAACAGATTGACCTTAATGAAAAACTTTCAAATTATAATGAACTTCTTTCTGAGGTAGATAATATATATGTAAAGCATGCAACAGCATTTCATTTACCCCAATACGTTGCCCATCTCAACTGTCCTGTGGTCATCCCGGCTTTGGCAGGTGAAATTCTGGTAAGTGCCATTAATTCTTCGCAGGATACCTATGACCAAAGTGCCGGTGGTACTTTTATGGAAAGAAAACTAATCGACTGGACTGCAGAACAGATTGGATATAAAACAGAGGAGAGCGATGGTGTTTTCACCGCCGGAGGCTCCCAAAGTAACTTAATGGGACTGGTAATGATGCGTGACTGTTTCTCCCAGAAAAGATACAGCCACAATATTAAAATGGATGGCCTTCCACCGGAAGCAAATCGTTTCAGAGTTTTTGTTTCTGATAAATCACACTTCAGTAACCTTAAAAATGCATCCATCATGGGATTAGGAGAAAAATGCATTATTAAAGTTCCTACTGATGATGAATTCCGTATGGATATCTCTCTATTGAAAAAGTATATCAAAAGGGAAGAGCAGATGGGGAATATCCCTATTGGCATAGTGGCCACAGCCGGAACTACCGACTTTGGAAATGTTGACCCATTGGATGATATTGCCAATATAGCAGAACATTACAGTATCTGGATGCACGTAGATGCGGCCTATGGATGTGCTTTATTACTAAGTGAAAAGTACCGCCATTTACTGAACGGCATCGAAAGAGCTGATTCTGTGACCATTGATTATCACAAATCATTCTTCCAGCCCATAAGCAGCAGTGCCTTTATTGTAAAAAATAAAAAAGAACTACTGATCCTTAAGCACCATGCCGATTATCTGAATCCCAAGGAAATGGATGAGGAAGAAATTCCTGCTCAGATTAATAAGTCTATTACCCAGAGTACCCGAAGGTTTGATGCACTGAAACTATGGTTTACATTAAGAATGATGGGTAAAGAACAGCTTGCCGAATAT containing:
- a CDS encoding TauD/TfdA family dioxygenase, which codes for MNSIKILDNERVAQVKLLPTVIEITSQEQRMIKDAAIHLQKKYGNYENRDFIRYVHQLASYFLPERILNIAADFANDFSEDQYGALIFKGLMDIDQEDIGTTPPNWQSADYEKFNLYGFACALIHGALPSKPVQYYSQRQGGGLIHAIIPDEKMRETQTGSGSSTDLYVHTEDAFLKHQADFLSFMYVRNEEQVPSTLYSIRSHKSIGENYRPLFDRIYKIPKDANLETEQNEEDTLDAVLYGNHKLPFMRFDAAEQLFNSSIKQTAEAQHHLTEFWEEARDLIYSDFTPQAGDVILVNNHLCAHGRSAFRAGVRNIDGIEHPCERRIMLRMMSKVSLIDMRAHTLTEDPFFVIEEHLGKNFQHL
- a CDS encoding pyridoxal phosphate-dependent decarboxylase family protein — protein: MNNNLISLGELSNVASPHNSGNFGNIFHPDNYDHYRNAVNSTLDLVHEFLDRNKKPFSGIEAKEMKQMVQQIDLNEKLSNYNELLSEVDNIYVKHATAFHLPQYVAHLNCPVVIPALAGEILVSAINSSQDTYDQSAGGTFMERKLIDWTAEQIGYKTEESDGVFTAGGSQSNLMGLVMMRDCFSQKRYSHNIKMDGLPPEANRFRVFVSDKSHFSNLKNASIMGLGEKCIIKVPTDDEFRMDISLLKKYIKREEQMGNIPIGIVATAGTTDFGNVDPLDDIANIAEHYSIWMHVDAAYGCALLLSEKYRHLLNGIERADSVTIDYHKSFFQPISSSAFIVKNKKELLILKHHADYLNPKEMDEEEIPAQINKSITQSTRRFDALKLWFTLRMMGKEQLAEYTDTVIDLTKDAAAMITEDPDFELLSDSDLSVLVFRYTRADINDLDALNQYIKMKLFYSGEILVASTKVNGNFYLKFTFLNPITTTEDIHKILTKIKMHGKDFDTEK
- a CDS encoding porin family protein: MKKQLLSLCIIIGTMAFAQSTNGPKFGIKAGGNLSSITGSDSKSKFGFYAGAFVNIPISEAFSIQPEVVYSQQGAKAKDKYYFAVIAVTDIKQTLDYMNVPVMVQYNATPKFYLEAGPEFGFLISAKAKENFIGTPLSRDNKSSLNTFNFGLGLGLGYKLMPKLGINARYIAGLTEIAKDGEGDSSKNTNFQLGINYSF